The Megalobrama amblycephala isolate DHTTF-2021 linkage group LG7, ASM1881202v1, whole genome shotgun sequence genome window below encodes:
- the zc3h13 gene encoding zinc finger CCCH domain-containing protein 13 isoform X2 — protein MSKIRRKVTVENSKTISDSSSSTTTPSRRPSVFERLGPSTASNAAETHCRNWLKTGNCSYGNTCRYTHGTPSRGKGFTGTFNRSAERPPGDLRERMKNKRQDVDGDAQKRDADEPTSPTTRQRDSSRSRHREKEDIKITKERTPASEEETADWEASREDSDNGDYDYELSLEMKRQKIQRELMKLEQENMDKREEIIIKKEEPVSKTRTSSSSKDRASPERTSSKGSPSSRKSSGSPKHRAGKGGNSSKKEKKSSTSSVISSPVSDQNRTEETDSRSSKSGHGKRKGPRTPSPPPPVPVENPVIGKKHKNKHKNKEKCEDKPKEGKERGRDVEKHKEKKEKRRDRSDSSHKAKRSLTSEERSGSLSPPSREVSPPARRKSSSPKQASQKQTSQQRSRTPPRHRRSPSPLSRQHHSPSSHSGSSAQRHSPSPRHRRGSVSPLYQRDLPPPSSSSPLPTQSSRRSRSPLTPQRDPSPTPAPRRSSPSGRHRSQGRERGRGERDRSPALQERRHERRDESRGKREKDSSRDERDYDIEQSSSRDERDCRDNRDRRGERDRRDVREERQHRGEVKDTRDARAAETRDRSGRESLEHRDRERDRERERERERERERNETHRKEETTTQEERNYGRGHGREEMRNESRVDNRNESRAERTGRGRGRGSDATEKGTSRGGRASQTDASSASGHDSWESRSSGLRERSSERNTDRDRYDNDRQRGEQPRDERRGGHAERDRRDNREREQRAPSPGRQQSRGEDFEREERRDDRRNDRGDDRRDDRTRDREKDRDREREREREREKEREREKEREREAERERERVREREREREKEREREREREEREREREREREEREREREERERERERERKEREREREQRERERQREWEERDKGREERRDRRDEPRDDRSVRDAHEERKNTRKRHRAENTPSPRPSPKRGRDVSPADSDGYNSTEEKGEKHRLLSQVVRPQETARSPVRSFTDDKPNRWKDEERRGDKKEGRGRHEEVDSRVERGAGRGAERRGEHAPDVSATGISESRRGKEQRDLPPAALTPPPMEERDSLSAVHEEGKKKTKSQKKILKKNRKEEEAASGEGDRSNPEPPSSSSTVAEAPQALLSPRKMPKKKALERKRKRSRGPESDVSEDELVAQHPLSKRRRGPRTPPPINKDDLPSQRALTAGQSSLSAKIDANFSDWSDEDVPERGESSSASLPSDRPPERLLPSERPPRRGVRGGGRDRTDPPIAPLLPDPPMLIQSLPLQPLLPQHMLRKPQQADMQQQRSSSMGSNQSRASSRRLRSPSNESAHRDEGPQGLRSRRGLMQGGNSRERDRERERERDRERERERERDRERAVASEQIGGERKSRIDQLRRGEPSRSTSSDRQDSRSHSSRRSSPESERQARSRAGSYDSRERDRERERERERERERDQLDREREKKDHRQLQNPQTQQRDWEPELREWGGRGREPLLRGNREPIRERDLREMRERERLLPEGLLAHERMDRERGERDRERERERMLPFDLQAHREPKSRGEIKMERGEYEPLLPREALMDVDKPADNSHLQGEASEPEKMDSLDEEDGKGDDAQSVVSGGEEYEPISDDELDEILADSQKRDDQQDEEKISGPLDVIDVDWSSLMPKQKQEPRTPGAALLRFTPGAVLLRAGVSRRLAGPQLLARVKEVCSRELEDPKDADKLLEHDLGALNMAAYNRRMERANLLRSLGPCCKALCARRDIAIRRQLLKNDKGTTKQIYTSAPVVDNELVQLSLRLFKKKMASSQLSGQEKPDSVSAAQQLSTPAELCVS, from the exons ATGTCCAAGATCAGGCGGAAGGTTACAGTGGAGAATTCAAAGACCATATCGGACAGCAGCAGTAGCACGACCACCCCCTCCCGCAGGCCCAGCGTGTTTGAGAGACTCGGGCCCAGCACGGCCAGTAATGCAGCAGAG ACTCATTGTAGAAACTGGTTAAAGACTGGGAACTGCAGTTACGGTAACACGTGTCGATACACACATGGAACCCCATCACGAGGAAAAGGCTTCACTGGAACGTTCAACAG GTCAGCTGAGAGGCCCCCTGGGGATCTCCGGGAGAGGATGAAGAATAAGAGACAGGATGTAGATGGTGACGCTCAGAAAAGAGACGCAGACGAACCCACTTCACCCACAACCAGA CAGCGAGATTCATCCCGTAGCAGGCACAGGGAGAAAGaggatattaaaatcacaaagGAGCGCACTCCAGCTAGTGAGGAGGAGACCGCAGATTGGGAGGCCAGTCGTGAAG ATTCCGATAACGGTGACTACGATTACGAGTTATCTCTTGAAATGAAGAGACAGAAGATTCAACGTGAGCTGATGAAGCTGGAACAGGAGAACATGGACAAACGAGAGGAGATCATCATCAAGAAAGAG GAACCAGTCTCCAAAACCAGGACCAGTAGTTCTTCTAAGGACAGG GCTTCTCCTGAACGCACCAGTTCTAAGGGGTCACCCTCATCCCGTAAATCCAGCGGCTCACCCAAACATAGAGCAGGGAAGGGTGGAAACTCCagcaagaaagagaaaaagtcCTCCACTTCCTCAGTCATCTCCTCTCCAGTGTCTGACCAGAACAGGACAGAGGAGACAGACAGCAG GTCATCTAAGAGTGGCCATGGAAAAAGAAAAGGGCCACGGACGCCCAGTCCTCCTCCACCTGTCCCTGTGGAGAACCCAGTGATTGGGAAGAAgcacaaaaataaacacaaaaacaaggAGAAATGTGAGGACAAACCTAAAGAAGGCAAAGAAAGAGGACGAGATGTGGAGAAacacaaagagaaaaaagaaaagcgCAG AGACCGATCAGATAGTTCCCATAAAGCCAAACGCTCATTAACATCAGAGGAACGTTCTGGAAGTCTTTCCCCACCCTCAAGAGAAGTGTCTCCCCCAGCCAGAAGGAAGTCATCATCCCCCAAACAAGCTTCCCAAAAACAAACCTCACAGCAGAG GTCTAGAACTCCACCCCGTCACCGTAGGAGCCCCTCCCCTCTCTCTAGACAACACCACTCTCCCTCCTCACACTCTGGCTCCTCGGCCCAGAGACACTCCCCATCCCCTCGCCACAGACGGGGTTCTGTCTCTCCTCTTTACCAACGAGACCTCCCTCCTCCATCCTCATCCTCACCCCTTCCCACTCAGTCTTCACGCCGCTCCCGGTCTCCACTAACCCCCCAGAGAGACCCCTCACCAACACCTGCCCCTCGCAGGTCCAGCCCCAGTGGCCGTCATCGCTCGCAGGGCAGGGAGAGGGGGAGAGGAGAGCGAGACAGGAGTCCAGCACTGCAGGAGAGGCGGCATGAGCGCAGAGATG AGAGCCGCGGGAAGCGTGAGAAAGACAGCAGCCGTGATGAGCGAGACTACGATATTGAGCAGAGTTCTTCCCGAGATGAGCGTGATTGCAGGGACAACCGAGACCGCCGCGGTGAACGGGATAGAAGAGATGTCCGGGAAGAGCGGCAGCACCGTGGGGAGGTCAAAGACACTCGGGATGCCCGTGCAGCAGAAACACGAGACCGTTCAGGACGAGAATCCCTGGAGCATAGGGATAGGGAACGGGACagggaaagagaaagagagagggaaagagagagagaaagaaatgaaACTCATagaaaggaggaaacaacaACCCAGGAGGAAAGGAATTATGGAAGAGGACATGGAAGGGAGGAAATGAGAAATGAGAGTAGAGTGGACAACAGGAACGAATCTCGAGCTGAAAGAACAGGCAGAGGGAGGGGCCGTGGATCAGACGCCACAGAGAAAG GTACATCTCGTGGTGGTAGAGCATCACAGACTGATGCTAGCAGTGCTAGTGGGCATGACAGCTGGGAGTCCCGCAGCAGTGGTCTGAGAGAGAGGAGTTCGGAGAGGAACACTGATCGTGATCGCTATGACAACGACAGACAGAGAGGAGAACAGCCCAGAGATGAACGGCGGGGAGGACATGCAGAGAGAGATCGCCGTGACAACCGAGAAAGAG aacaaagagcGCCCTCTCCTGGCCGCCAGCAGAGCCGTGGCGAGGACTTTGAGCGTGAAGAGAGGCGAGATGATCGAAGGAACGATCGAGGGGATGACAGACGAGACGACCGCACCCGTGACAGAGAGAAGGACAGggatagagaaagagagagggaacgagaaagagagaaggagagagagagggagaaagaacGGGAAAGAGAGGCTGAAAGGGAACGAGAGCGAGTCAGGGAAAGGGagcgggagagagagaaagaaagagaacgagagagggagagggaggagagagaaagggagcgggaaagagagagggaggaacGGGAAAGAGAGCGAGAAGAGCGGGAGAGAGAAAGGGAACGAGAGAGGAAGGAGAGAGAACGGGAAAGGGAGCAAAGAGAGAGGGAAAGGCAGAGGGAGTGGGAGGAGAGAGATAAAGGAAGGGAAGAAAGGCGGGACAGAAGAGATGAGCCACGAGATGACCGCTCTGTCCGAGATGCTCatgaagagagaaagaacaC TCGTAAGAGACATCGTGCTGAGAACACTCCCAGTCCACGGCCATCTCCTAAAAGAGGGCGAGATGTTAGCCCTGCAGACAGTGACGGTTACAACAGCACTGAGGAGAAAG GTGAAAAGCACCGACTGCTGAGTCAAGTGGTTCGTCCTCAGGAGACTGCTCGCTCGCCTGTCCGCTCCTTTACTGACGACAAACCCAACCGCTGGAAGGATGAAGAGCGGCGTGGCGATAAAAAAGAAGGCCGTGGCCGACACGAGGAGGTGGATTCCCGTGTTGAGAGAGGAGCAGGAAGAGGAGCAGAGCGACGTGGAGAACACGCTCCAGACGTTTCTGCTACAGGCATCTCTGAATCCAGGAGGGGAAAAGAGCAGAGGGACCTCCCTCCTGCTGCCCTCACTCCCCCTCCTATGGAGGAGAGAGACTCATTATCAGCCGTTCATGAGGAGGGCAAGAAAAAGACTAAATCTCAGAAGAAAATTCTGAAGAAGAACCGTAAAGAGGAGGAAGCGGCATCTGGAGAAGGGGACCGTAGTAATCCTGAGCCCCCCTCATCCTCCTCCACTGTAGCTGAAGCCCCCCAGGCTCTCCTCTCACCTCGCAAGATGCCCAAGAAGAAAGCCTTAGAAAGGAAGCGCAAGCGCTCACGAGGTCCCGAGTCGGATGTTTCTGAGGACGAGCTGGTCGCCCAACACCCCCTCAGCAAGAGACGACGAGGCCCGCGTACACCCCCGCCAATCAACAAGGACGACCTTCCCTCCCAGAGAGCTTTAACGGCTGGACAGAGCTCTCTCTCAGCTAAAATTGATGCCAACTTCAGTGACTGGTCTGATGAAGACGTACCAGAGCGAGGCGAGAGCTCCTCTGCCTCCCTGCCATCTGATAGGCCTCCAGAGCGGCTGCTTCCCTCAGAGCGCCCCCCTAGAAGGGGTGTACGTGGTGGGGGCCGGGACCGTACGGACCCCCCAATCGCCCCGCTGCTCCCTGACCCTCCGATGCTGATACAGTCTCTTCCTTTACAACCGTTACTGCCACAACATATGCTGCGTAAACCGCAGCAAGCAGAcatgcagcagcagcgtagcagtaGCATGGGCAGCAACCAAAGTCGTGCGTCTTCGCGCAGATTACGCTCGCCTTCCAATGAGTCGGCTCATCGGGATGAAGGCCCTCAGGGGCTGAGGTCCCGCAGAGGACTCATGCAGGGTGGCAATTCccgagagagagacagagagcgagagagagaacgGGACAGGGAGAGGGAacgagagagggagagagacagGGAGAGAGCAGTGGCCAGTGAACAGATAGGAGGAGAGAGGAAGTCGAGGATTGATCAGCTTCGGAGAGGGGAACCCAGTCGGAGTACTTCCTCAG ACCGGCAGGACTCTCGGAGTCATAGTTCTCGTCGTAGTTCACCAGAGTCTGAGCGTCAGGCTCGCTCCAGAGCCGGCTCCTACGACAGCCGTGAGCGTGACCGGGAACGAGAACGGGAACGAGAACGAGAACGAGAGCGTGATCAGTTGGATCGAGAGCGTGAGAAAAAGGATCACCGGCAGCTTCAAAATCCACAAACCCAACAGAGAGACTGGGAACCAGAACTTCGTGAGTGGGGTGGGCGGGGCCGAGAGCCCCTCCTCCGTGGCAACCGGGAGCCAATTAGAGAGAGAGACTTACGGGAGATGCGTGAAAGGGAACGACTCTTACCTGAAGGGCTGCTGGCACATGAGAGAATGGATCGTGAGCGTGGTGAAAGGGACCGTGAGCGTGAACGAGAAAGGATGCTTCCGTTTGACCTTCAAGCTCACAGGGAACCAAAGAGCAGAGGTGAAATTAAGATGGAGAGGGGAGAGTATGAACCTCTGTTACCCAGAGAAGCCCTCATGGATGTAGATAAACCAGCTGACAATTCACACCTGCAAGGGGAAGCATCTGAACCAGAGAAAATGGATAGTCTTGATG AAGAGGACGGAAAGGGGGATGATGCACAGTCTGTTGTGTCAGGTGGTGAGGAGTATGAGCCAATCAGTGATGATGAACTGGATGAGATTCTGGCAGACAGTCAGAAGAGGGATGACCAACAAGATGAAGAAAAGATTTCTG GGCCTCTGGATGTGATTGATGTAGATTGGTCCAGTTTGATGCCCAAGCAAAAGCAGGAGCCCAGAACTCCCGGGGCAGCACTGCTGCGGTTCACCCCAGGGGCTGTGCTTCTCAGAGCAGGAGTGTCCAGACGCTTAGCTGGGCCTCAGCTCCTTGCCAGAGTTAAAGAAGTGTGCTCCAGAGAGTTGGAAGACCCTAAAG ATGCTGATAAACTCTTAGAGCATGATCTGGGTGCTCTAAACATGGCTGCATACAACAGAAGAATGGAGAGGGCCAACCTACTGAGGAGCCTGGGCCCTTGCTGCAAGGCGCTGTGTGCTCGCCGAGACATTGCCATACGTAGACAGCTCCTGAAAAATGACAAG GGCACAACCAAGCAGATCTACACCAGCGCTCCAGTGGTGGACAATGAACTTGTGCAACTGAGTTTGCGtctctttaaaaagaaaatggcTTCCAGCCAGTTGAGTGGACAAGAGAAGCCTGATTCAGTCTCTGCAGCCCAACAACTCAGCACACCAGCAGAGCTGTGCGTCTCCTGA
- the zc3h13 gene encoding zinc finger CCCH domain-containing protein 13 isoform X1, with the protein MSKIRRKVTVENSKTISDSSSSTTTPSRRPSVFERLGPSTASNAAETHCRNWLKTGNCSYGNTCRYTHGTPSRGKGFTGTFNRSAERPPGDLRERMKNKRQDVDGDAQKRDADEPTSPTTRQRDSSRSRHREKEDIKITKERTPASEEETADWEASREDSDNGDYDYELSLEMKRQKIQRELMKLEQENMDKREEIIIKKEEPVSKTRTSSSSKDRASPERTSSKGSPSSRKSSGSPKHRAGKGGNSSKKEKKSSTSSVISSPVSDQNRTEETDSRSSKSGHGKRKGPRTPSPPPPVPVENPVIGKKHKNKHKNKEKCEDKPKEGKERGRDVEKHKEKKEKRRDRSDSSHKAKRSLTSEERSGSLSPPSREVSPPARRKSSSPKQASQKQTSQQRSRTPPRHRRSPSPLSRQHHSPSSHSGSSAQRHSPSPRHRRGSVSPLYQRDLPPPSSSSPLPTQSSRRSRSPLTPQRDPSPTPAPRRSSPSGRHRSQGRERGRGERDRSPALQERRHERRDESRGKREKDSSRDERDYDIEQSSSRDERDCRDNRDRRGERDRRDVREERQHRGEVKDTRDARAAETRDRSGRESLEHRDRERDRERERERERERERNETHRKEETTTQEERNYGRGHGREEMRNESRVDNRNESRAERTGRGRGRGSDATEKGTSRGGRASQTDASSASGHDSWESRSSGLRERSSERNTDRDRYDNDRQRGEQPRDERRGGHAERDRRDNREREQRAPSPGRQQSRGEDFEREERRDDRRNDRGDDRRDDRTRDREKDRDREREREREREKEREREKEREREAERERERVREREREREKEREREREREEREREREREREEREREREERERERERERKEREREREQRERERQREWEERDKGREERRDRRDEPRDDRSVRDAHEERKNTRKRHRAENTPSPRPSPKRGRDVSPADSDGYNSTEEKGEKHRLLSQVVRPQETARSPVRSFTDDKPNRWKDEERRGDKKEGRGRHEEVDSRVERGAGRGAERRGEHAPDVSATGISESRRGKEQRDLPPAALTPPPMEERDSLSAVHEEGKKKTKSQKKILKKNRKEEEAASGEGDRSNPEPPSSSSTVAEAPQALLSPRKMPKKKALERKRKRSRGPESDVSEDELVAQHPLSKRRRGPRTPPPINKDDLPSQRALTAGQSSLSAKIDANFSDWSDEDVPERGESSSASLPSDRPPERLLPSERPPRRGVRGGGRDRTDPPIAPLLPDPPMLIQSLPLQPLLPQHMLRKPQQADMQQQRSSSMGSNQSRASSRRLRSPSNESAHRDEGPQGLRSRRGLMQGGNSRERDRERERERDRERERERERDRERAVASEQIGGERKSRIDQLRRGEPSRSTSSDRQDSRSHSSRRSSPESERQARSRAGSYDSRERDRERERERERERERDQLDREREKKDHRQLQNPQTQQRDWEPELREWGGRGREPLLRGNREPIRERDLREMRERERLLPEGLLAHERMDRERGERDRERERERMLPFDLQAHREPKSRGEIKMERGEYEPLLPREALMDVDKPADNSHLQGEASEPEKMDSLDEEEDGKGDDAQSVVSGGEEYEPISDDELDEILADSQKRDDQQDEEKISGPLDVIDVDWSSLMPKQKQEPRTPGAALLRFTPGAVLLRAGVSRRLAGPQLLARVKEVCSRELEDPKDADKLLEHDLGALNMAAYNRRMERANLLRSLGPCCKALCARRDIAIRRQLLKNDKGTTKQIYTSAPVVDNELVQLSLRLFKKKMASSQLSGQEKPDSVSAAQQLSTPAELCVS; encoded by the exons ATGTCCAAGATCAGGCGGAAGGTTACAGTGGAGAATTCAAAGACCATATCGGACAGCAGCAGTAGCACGACCACCCCCTCCCGCAGGCCCAGCGTGTTTGAGAGACTCGGGCCCAGCACGGCCAGTAATGCAGCAGAG ACTCATTGTAGAAACTGGTTAAAGACTGGGAACTGCAGTTACGGTAACACGTGTCGATACACACATGGAACCCCATCACGAGGAAAAGGCTTCACTGGAACGTTCAACAG GTCAGCTGAGAGGCCCCCTGGGGATCTCCGGGAGAGGATGAAGAATAAGAGACAGGATGTAGATGGTGACGCTCAGAAAAGAGACGCAGACGAACCCACTTCACCCACAACCAGA CAGCGAGATTCATCCCGTAGCAGGCACAGGGAGAAAGaggatattaaaatcacaaagGAGCGCACTCCAGCTAGTGAGGAGGAGACCGCAGATTGGGAGGCCAGTCGTGAAG ATTCCGATAACGGTGACTACGATTACGAGTTATCTCTTGAAATGAAGAGACAGAAGATTCAACGTGAGCTGATGAAGCTGGAACAGGAGAACATGGACAAACGAGAGGAGATCATCATCAAGAAAGAG GAACCAGTCTCCAAAACCAGGACCAGTAGTTCTTCTAAGGACAGG GCTTCTCCTGAACGCACCAGTTCTAAGGGGTCACCCTCATCCCGTAAATCCAGCGGCTCACCCAAACATAGAGCAGGGAAGGGTGGAAACTCCagcaagaaagagaaaaagtcCTCCACTTCCTCAGTCATCTCCTCTCCAGTGTCTGACCAGAACAGGACAGAGGAGACAGACAGCAG GTCATCTAAGAGTGGCCATGGAAAAAGAAAAGGGCCACGGACGCCCAGTCCTCCTCCACCTGTCCCTGTGGAGAACCCAGTGATTGGGAAGAAgcacaaaaataaacacaaaaacaaggAGAAATGTGAGGACAAACCTAAAGAAGGCAAAGAAAGAGGACGAGATGTGGAGAAacacaaagagaaaaaagaaaagcgCAG AGACCGATCAGATAGTTCCCATAAAGCCAAACGCTCATTAACATCAGAGGAACGTTCTGGAAGTCTTTCCCCACCCTCAAGAGAAGTGTCTCCCCCAGCCAGAAGGAAGTCATCATCCCCCAAACAAGCTTCCCAAAAACAAACCTCACAGCAGAG GTCTAGAACTCCACCCCGTCACCGTAGGAGCCCCTCCCCTCTCTCTAGACAACACCACTCTCCCTCCTCACACTCTGGCTCCTCGGCCCAGAGACACTCCCCATCCCCTCGCCACAGACGGGGTTCTGTCTCTCCTCTTTACCAACGAGACCTCCCTCCTCCATCCTCATCCTCACCCCTTCCCACTCAGTCTTCACGCCGCTCCCGGTCTCCACTAACCCCCCAGAGAGACCCCTCACCAACACCTGCCCCTCGCAGGTCCAGCCCCAGTGGCCGTCATCGCTCGCAGGGCAGGGAGAGGGGGAGAGGAGAGCGAGACAGGAGTCCAGCACTGCAGGAGAGGCGGCATGAGCGCAGAGATG AGAGCCGCGGGAAGCGTGAGAAAGACAGCAGCCGTGATGAGCGAGACTACGATATTGAGCAGAGTTCTTCCCGAGATGAGCGTGATTGCAGGGACAACCGAGACCGCCGCGGTGAACGGGATAGAAGAGATGTCCGGGAAGAGCGGCAGCACCGTGGGGAGGTCAAAGACACTCGGGATGCCCGTGCAGCAGAAACACGAGACCGTTCAGGACGAGAATCCCTGGAGCATAGGGATAGGGAACGGGACagggaaagagaaagagagagggaaagagagagagaaagaaatgaaACTCATagaaaggaggaaacaacaACCCAGGAGGAAAGGAATTATGGAAGAGGACATGGAAGGGAGGAAATGAGAAATGAGAGTAGAGTGGACAACAGGAACGAATCTCGAGCTGAAAGAACAGGCAGAGGGAGGGGCCGTGGATCAGACGCCACAGAGAAAG GTACATCTCGTGGTGGTAGAGCATCACAGACTGATGCTAGCAGTGCTAGTGGGCATGACAGCTGGGAGTCCCGCAGCAGTGGTCTGAGAGAGAGGAGTTCGGAGAGGAACACTGATCGTGATCGCTATGACAACGACAGACAGAGAGGAGAACAGCCCAGAGATGAACGGCGGGGAGGACATGCAGAGAGAGATCGCCGTGACAACCGAGAAAGAG aacaaagagcGCCCTCTCCTGGCCGCCAGCAGAGCCGTGGCGAGGACTTTGAGCGTGAAGAGAGGCGAGATGATCGAAGGAACGATCGAGGGGATGACAGACGAGACGACCGCACCCGTGACAGAGAGAAGGACAGggatagagaaagagagagggaacgagaaagagagaaggagagagagagggagaaagaacGGGAAAGAGAGGCTGAAAGGGAACGAGAGCGAGTCAGGGAAAGGGagcgggagagagagaaagaaagagaacgagagagggagagggaggagagagaaagggagcgggaaagagagagggaggaacGGGAAAGAGAGCGAGAAGAGCGGGAGAGAGAAAGGGAACGAGAGAGGAAGGAGAGAGAACGGGAAAGGGAGCAAAGAGAGAGGGAAAGGCAGAGGGAGTGGGAGGAGAGAGATAAAGGAAGGGAAGAAAGGCGGGACAGAAGAGATGAGCCACGAGATGACCGCTCTGTCCGAGATGCTCatgaagagagaaagaacaC TCGTAAGAGACATCGTGCTGAGAACACTCCCAGTCCACGGCCATCTCCTAAAAGAGGGCGAGATGTTAGCCCTGCAGACAGTGACGGTTACAACAGCACTGAGGAGAAAG GTGAAAAGCACCGACTGCTGAGTCAAGTGGTTCGTCCTCAGGAGACTGCTCGCTCGCCTGTCCGCTCCTTTACTGACGACAAACCCAACCGCTGGAAGGATGAAGAGCGGCGTGGCGATAAAAAAGAAGGCCGTGGCCGACACGAGGAGGTGGATTCCCGTGTTGAGAGAGGAGCAGGAAGAGGAGCAGAGCGACGTGGAGAACACGCTCCAGACGTTTCTGCTACAGGCATCTCTGAATCCAGGAGGGGAAAAGAGCAGAGGGACCTCCCTCCTGCTGCCCTCACTCCCCCTCCTATGGAGGAGAGAGACTCATTATCAGCCGTTCATGAGGAGGGCAAGAAAAAGACTAAATCTCAGAAGAAAATTCTGAAGAAGAACCGTAAAGAGGAGGAAGCGGCATCTGGAGAAGGGGACCGTAGTAATCCTGAGCCCCCCTCATCCTCCTCCACTGTAGCTGAAGCCCCCCAGGCTCTCCTCTCACCTCGCAAGATGCCCAAGAAGAAAGCCTTAGAAAGGAAGCGCAAGCGCTCACGAGGTCCCGAGTCGGATGTTTCTGAGGACGAGCTGGTCGCCCAACACCCCCTCAGCAAGAGACGACGAGGCCCGCGTACACCCCCGCCAATCAACAAGGACGACCTTCCCTCCCAGAGAGCTTTAACGGCTGGACAGAGCTCTCTCTCAGCTAAAATTGATGCCAACTTCAGTGACTGGTCTGATGAAGACGTACCAGAGCGAGGCGAGAGCTCCTCTGCCTCCCTGCCATCTGATAGGCCTCCAGAGCGGCTGCTTCCCTCAGAGCGCCCCCCTAGAAGGGGTGTACGTGGTGGGGGCCGGGACCGTACGGACCCCCCAATCGCCCCGCTGCTCCCTGACCCTCCGATGCTGATACAGTCTCTTCCTTTACAACCGTTACTGCCACAACATATGCTGCGTAAACCGCAGCAAGCAGAcatgcagcagcagcgtagcagtaGCATGGGCAGCAACCAAAGTCGTGCGTCTTCGCGCAGATTACGCTCGCCTTCCAATGAGTCGGCTCATCGGGATGAAGGCCCTCAGGGGCTGAGGTCCCGCAGAGGACTCATGCAGGGTGGCAATTCccgagagagagacagagagcgagagagagaacgGGACAGGGAGAGGGAacgagagagggagagagacagGGAGAGAGCAGTGGCCAGTGAACAGATAGGAGGAGAGAGGAAGTCGAGGATTGATCAGCTTCGGAGAGGGGAACCCAGTCGGAGTACTTCCTCAG ACCGGCAGGACTCTCGGAGTCATAGTTCTCGTCGTAGTTCACCAGAGTCTGAGCGTCAGGCTCGCTCCAGAGCCGGCTCCTACGACAGCCGTGAGCGTGACCGGGAACGAGAACGGGAACGAGAACGAGAACGAGAGCGTGATCAGTTGGATCGAGAGCGTGAGAAAAAGGATCACCGGCAGCTTCAAAATCCACAAACCCAACAGAGAGACTGGGAACCAGAACTTCGTGAGTGGGGTGGGCGGGGCCGAGAGCCCCTCCTCCGTGGCAACCGGGAGCCAATTAGAGAGAGAGACTTACGGGAGATGCGTGAAAGGGAACGACTCTTACCTGAAGGGCTGCTGGCACATGAGAGAATGGATCGTGAGCGTGGTGAAAGGGACCGTGAGCGTGAACGAGAAAGGATGCTTCCGTTTGACCTTCAAGCTCACAGGGAACCAAAGAGCAGAGGTGAAATTAAGATGGAGAGGGGAGAGTATGAACCTCTGTTACCCAGAGAAGCCCTCATGGATGTAGATAAACCAGCTGACAATTCACACCTGCAAGGGGAAGCATCTGAACCAGAGAAAATGGATAGTCTTGATG AAGAAGAGGACGGAAAGGGGGATGATGCACAGTCTGTTGTGTCAGGTGGTGAGGAGTATGAGCCAATCAGTGATGATGAACTGGATGAGATTCTGGCAGACAGTCAGAAGAGGGATGACCAACAAGATGAAGAAAAGATTTCTG GGCCTCTGGATGTGATTGATGTAGATTGGTCCAGTTTGATGCCCAAGCAAAAGCAGGAGCCCAGAACTCCCGGGGCAGCACTGCTGCGGTTCACCCCAGGGGCTGTGCTTCTCAGAGCAGGAGTGTCCAGACGCTTAGCTGGGCCTCAGCTCCTTGCCAGAGTTAAAGAAGTGTGCTCCAGAGAGTTGGAAGACCCTAAAG ATGCTGATAAACTCTTAGAGCATGATCTGGGTGCTCTAAACATGGCTGCATACAACAGAAGAATGGAGAGGGCCAACCTACTGAGGAGCCTGGGCCCTTGCTGCAAGGCGCTGTGTGCTCGCCGAGACATTGCCATACGTAGACAGCTCCTGAAAAATGACAAG GGCACAACCAAGCAGATCTACACCAGCGCTCCAGTGGTGGACAATGAACTTGTGCAACTGAGTTTGCGtctctttaaaaagaaaatggcTTCCAGCCAGTTGAGTGGACAAGAGAAGCCTGATTCAGTCTCTGCAGCCCAACAACTCAGCACACCAGCAGAGCTGTGCGTCTCCTGA